ATTTTAATTAATATTGCAGAGGCATTCGTTCCTCTCTTTTCTCCTCTGGGCAATTCAGTCTTACGTGCCTGAATGATAGATTGTGCTATGTTATGCACTATTGCAGCTATTTGAGGGCTAAACGTGACTGATTATGATGCATTGCCTGAACAGCGCCAGGCGATGATCCACCAGATCCTGACCGAAACGGGCAGGGTGATCGGCGCCGATGTCGCGCGGAAGCTGGGCGTGTCCGAACACACGATCCGCCGGGATTTGCAGGAGCTGGCGCGTCGTGGCCTGTGCAAAAAGGTTTATGGCGGCGCCATCAGCCAGTTCCAGCAGTCTGCCAGTTTTGAAACCCGCGTGTCGCAGGATGTCGCCGAGAAATCTCAGGTGGCGCGGAAGTGCGCCGGAATGCTCAAAGCCAACACCTGTGTGTTTCTCGATGCCGGTTCAACCTATCTGGCGATGGTGGAGTTTATCCCCGAAGAGCTTGATCTCACTATCGTCACCAACTCCCCGCAAATTGCCGCCGCGCTTAGCGGACGAACCCGAGGCGAGCTGATTTTGCTGGGCGGGAAAGTTAACCCGCTCACCGGCAGCACCCTTGGCTCCGATACCGTAAATCAGCTGCGCGGTATGGTTTTCGACCAGGCCTTTATCGGCGTGTGCGGGCTGGATCCGCAGGCTGGGCTGAGCGCGGTTTACTACGAAGATGCCTGCTTTAAACGCGAAGTGCTGAGCCAGAGCAACGAGACGATTGCCGCCGTCACGGCCAACAAGATGTCCCAGGTGGCGCGCTACAAAGTGGCGCCCTGCGAAGATATTGACGTGGTGGTGGTCAGCGCTGAAACCAAAATTACCGATTTCAGCGAAGTTAACCTGCATATTGAAGTGGCTGGTTAGCGAAACGGGCGGTGAGTTGCCGCCCGTATTCAGATTTAGTTTTGCAGCGCCAGCAGGCTTTTTATCGTGTGCTGCACGGCGCTTTCATTATTGCTGCCGGTAATAAATCGGGCGGCGGCCTTCGTTTCCTCAAAAGCATTCCGCATCGCAAAGCTATACTCCGCCTGAGCCAGCAGCTCCAGGTCATTATAGCCGTCGCCAAACGCCAGGGTTTCCGCCGGGCTGACGTTCAGTAACTGCTGGAGCTTTTGCACCGTGGTCCCTTTGTGAACGCCAGAGTCGGCAATATCTATCCACGCCGCCTCGGACACCACGATATAAACATCTTGCTCAAAAGGCGTCAGGGCCGGGCGAGTCTGCGGGCAGTTTCCTGCTTCGTCATAAACGCTGATTTTCACGAAATCACCCTCGAGTTCGGCAAAAGAGTCCACCTGCGCCAGGCTGGCGTAGGACTGACGCATTTTGTCTTTCAGCCGCTGCGGCACATCTTTGCGGATAAACGCGCTTTCGCTGCCGCAGGCAATAATCACGTGGCTGTCGCTGGCGGCCTCCAGAGTCTCAATAATCCGCAGCCCCAGCGCATTGTTAATTAGCGATTCGTAGACATATTCGCCGTTCCTTTTGATACGCGTGGCGCTGTCGCCGATTATCCATAAATCCTGACGATAATCGGCGAACAGCTCTTCTACCCGCTGGCATTGTTTGCCGGTACAGGCGGCGAAATGGACGCCTTGCTCTGCCATTAAGCGGTGTATTTCCGCAAATAGTGCGCGGTCATAGTCGCCGTGGCCATTGAGAAAAGTGCCGTCCAGGTCAGTAATAACTAGCTTTATCATGTTGTTATTCCATCGGTAAGCGTTCTGTGGGCGTTTATATTTTTAGTTTTGAAACGAAGGGCAGGTTGCGGTACTTGTTTTGCCACGGCATGCCGTAGCCAATGAGCAGGTCATCGTTGTCCATGATGTAGGCATAACATTGCTCGACGGGGATCTCTACGCGGCCAGGTTTCACAAATAAAGTGGCAATAGAGAGAGATTTCGGCGCGTAGTTTTCGGTTAAATGGTCGACCAGGCGTTTCATGGTGCCGCCGGACTCGATGGCGTCATCCACCAGAATCACCTCTTTACCCCTGATGCCAATATTGTCGTGGTAAACGAGAGGGGAGCCATTATTTCTGTCGCCCGGCGTATGCGGGCATGAAATGTAGTCCATTGAAATATCAAAAGTTAGCTGTCTGACCAGGTCGGCGGTAAACAGGATCCCACCGGGCACGACCGTGATCACCACCGCTTCGTGATAGCGACTATTAAGCTGCCTGGCCACTTTGGTGACGCCATCGGCAATCGTCGATTCTTTCATCACGATGTGTCCTACATGATTGTTTCTCACTGCTGCATCCTCGCTAAAGTTTCATTGCTCGTTGTTGCTCGATTAAAATAAGATCTAATGCTCGATTGTGCAATGTTAGCGTAATAAAGGACTTGTTATTGTGATCTGTAACGATCGTGCAGAAATATTATGCTCAATGCTGCATT
This region of Cedecea lapagei genomic DNA includes:
- a CDS encoding DeoR/GlpR family DNA-binding transcription regulator — its product is MTDYDALPEQRQAMIHQILTETGRVIGADVARKLGVSEHTIRRDLQELARRGLCKKVYGGAISQFQQSASFETRVSQDVAEKSQVARKCAGMLKANTCVFLDAGSTYLAMVEFIPEELDLTIVTNSPQIAAALSGRTRGELILLGGKVNPLTGSTLGSDTVNQLRGMVFDQAFIGVCGLDPQAGLSAVYYEDACFKREVLSQSNETIAAVTANKMSQVARYKVAPCEDIDVVVVSAETKITDFSEVNLHIEVAG
- a CDS encoding HAD-IIB family hydrolase; amino-acid sequence: MIKLVITDLDGTFLNGHGDYDRALFAEIHRLMAEQGVHFAACTGKQCQRVEELFADYRQDLWIIGDSATRIKRNGEYVYESLINNALGLRIIETLEAASDSHVIIACGSESAFIRKDVPQRLKDKMRQSYASLAQVDSFAELEGDFVKISVYDEAGNCPQTRPALTPFEQDVYIVVSEAAWIDIADSGVHKGTTVQKLQQLLNVSPAETLAFGDGYNDLELLAQAEYSFAMRNAFEETKAAARFITGSNNESAVQHTIKSLLALQN
- a CDS encoding phosphoribosyltransferase, which codes for MRNNHVGHIVMKESTIADGVTKVARQLNSRYHEAVVITVVPGGILFTADLVRQLTFDISMDYISCPHTPGDRNNGSPLVYHDNIGIRGKEVILVDDAIESGGTMKRLVDHLTENYAPKSLSIATLFVKPGRVEIPVEQCYAYIMDNDDLLIGYGMPWQNKYRNLPFVSKLKI